A portion of the Thermus tengchongensis genome contains these proteins:
- a CDS encoding AbrB family transcriptional regulator: MELLRAALSGLLLGLFFQRLGLPGGVVVGAMLGTGLHQLLLPPAPTPRGLDLLVQLLAGVLVGLSFRRELLSPRLLPYAVLAALAFLLLAVALALLFARALGQEPKALLFALAPGGITGMGPLSQAEGGSAALVGVFHTLRVFLLFLLVPLLARLLR, encoded by the coding sequence ATGGAACTGCTGCGCGCCGCCCTAAGCGGCCTTCTGCTGGGCCTTTTCTTCCAGCGCCTGGGCCTGCCCGGGGGAGTGGTGGTGGGGGCCATGCTGGGCACGGGCCTCCACCAGCTCCTCCTGCCCCCCGCCCCCACCCCCCGGGGCCTGGACCTCCTGGTCCAGCTCCTGGCCGGGGTACTGGTGGGGCTTTCCTTCCGGCGGGAGCTTCTCTCCCCCCGCCTCCTGCCCTACGCCGTCCTGGCCGCCTTAGCCTTCTTGCTTTTGGCGGTGGCCTTAGCCCTCCTCTTCGCCCGGGCCCTGGGGCAGGAACCCAAGGCCCTCCTCTTTGCCCTCGCCCCAGGGGGGATTACCGGCATGGGCCCCCTGAGCCAGGCGGAGGGGGGAAGCGCAGCCCTGGTGGGGGTGTTCCACACGCTGCGGGTTTTCCTCCTCTTCCTGCTGGTGCCCCTTTTGGCCCGGCTTCTTCGGTAG
- a CDS encoding penicillin acylase family protein encodes MKRLLRLLAWLLGLVLGVVLLAALGVYLTLRASLPQVEGRIALKGLSTPVEVVRDRWGVVRVRAASLEDLFFAQGFVHAQERLWQMEFQRRVGQGRLAEVLGEAVLPQDRFLRTWGFYRAAESAYERLYPEEKRAVDAYVAGVNAFLESGAPLPPEFRLLSFRPEPWTGPDVLVWAKMMSFDLSMNWEEELLRHRLLARGMSPERLLELLPPYPEDAPTILQAEDLGLPLKREEAPAALLRLAPPRFLEASNNWVVSGSRTATGKPFLANDPHLGLQAPSLWFLMALEAPGYRVIGATLPGVPGIVIGRNERIAWGVTNVGADVQDLYLLEDVEGKGYRYKGQVVPYRVREERIQVRGGKEVVLRVRETHYGPVITDALQDPPKTPMALRWVSLDEEDHILMAFLGVNRARNWQEFTEALRHYSAPSQNFVYADVDGNIGYIAPGKFPIRREGHTGMVPVPGNGAWDWQGYRKPEEWPKVLNPKEGFVVTANHKVTPKGFPYALTYDWAEPYRAERIREMLLAKEKLSLEDMKAIQMDQKSLLFRDFRPVLELINPLSERSRTWRERLLAWDGVADRASEEALVFALWYTELTRLPEKEVGEAYWDEPRYLLKALREGDPNCDQPGTEYRETCLDFAALALERALDRKEALRARSWGEVHRATFPHAVLTHTPLKRFTDRRVPFGGDRYTVNVGPFVPESLQMTHGPSYRQIVDLSDPEASLFIHPMGQSGHFLSPHYADLLPLWQRGAYLPMRFAEGGKTLLLEPGR; translated from the coding sequence ATGAAACGCCTTCTGCGGCTTCTGGCTTGGCTTCTTGGCCTGGTGCTCGGGGTGGTCTTGCTGGCGGCGTTGGGGGTCTACCTCACCCTGCGGGCCTCCTTGCCCCAGGTGGAGGGGCGTATTGCCCTGAAGGGCCTTTCCACCCCGGTGGAGGTGGTGCGGGACAGGTGGGGGGTGGTGCGGGTGCGGGCGGCGAGCCTCGAGGACCTCTTCTTCGCCCAGGGCTTCGTCCACGCCCAGGAAAGGCTCTGGCAGATGGAGTTCCAGCGCCGGGTGGGGCAGGGAAGGCTTGCCGAGGTGTTGGGGGAGGCGGTGCTGCCGCAAGACCGTTTCCTGCGCACCTGGGGCTTCTACCGGGCGGCGGAAAGCGCCTACGAGCGCCTCTACCCCGAGGAGAAGCGGGCGGTGGACGCCTACGTGGCCGGGGTGAACGCCTTCTTGGAAAGCGGGGCCCCCTTACCCCCCGAGTTCCGCCTCCTTTCCTTCCGCCCCGAGCCCTGGACGGGTCCGGACGTCCTGGTCTGGGCCAAGATGATGAGCTTTGACCTCTCCATGAACTGGGAGGAGGAGCTTCTGCGCCACCGCCTCCTGGCCCGGGGGATGAGCCCAGAAAGGCTTCTGGAGCTCCTGCCGCCTTACCCGGAGGACGCCCCCACCATCCTGCAGGCGGAGGACTTGGGGCTTCCCCTAAAGCGGGAGGAAGCCCCGGCGGCCCTCCTCCGACTGGCCCCGCCCCGCTTCCTGGAGGCCAGCAACAACTGGGTGGTTTCGGGAAGCCGCACCGCTACCGGCAAGCCCTTCCTGGCGAACGACCCCCACCTGGGCTTGCAGGCCCCAAGCCTCTGGTTCCTGATGGCCCTCGAGGCCCCCGGGTACCGGGTCATCGGGGCCACCCTGCCTGGGGTGCCTGGCATCGTCATCGGCCGGAACGAGCGCATCGCCTGGGGGGTGACCAACGTGGGGGCGGACGTGCAGGACCTCTACCTCCTCGAGGACGTGGAGGGTAAGGGGTACCGCTACAAGGGCCAGGTGGTGCCCTACCGGGTGCGGGAGGAGAGGATCCAGGTGCGGGGGGGGAAGGAGGTGGTCCTCCGGGTGCGGGAAACCCACTACGGGCCCGTCATCACCGACGCCCTGCAAGACCCCCCCAAGACCCCCATGGCCCTCCGCTGGGTGAGCCTGGACGAGGAGGACCATATCCTCATGGCCTTTTTGGGGGTGAACCGGGCGCGCAACTGGCAGGAGTTCACCGAAGCCCTGCGGCACTACTCCGCCCCCAGCCAGAACTTCGTCTACGCGGATGTGGACGGCAACATTGGCTACATCGCCCCTGGAAAGTTTCCCATCCGCAGGGAGGGACACACGGGCATGGTGCCCGTGCCCGGGAACGGGGCTTGGGACTGGCAGGGCTACCGCAAGCCCGAGGAGTGGCCCAAGGTGCTGAACCCCAAGGAGGGTTTCGTGGTCACCGCCAACCACAAGGTGACCCCCAAGGGCTTCCCCTACGCCCTCACCTACGACTGGGCCGAGCCTTACCGGGCGGAGCGCATCCGGGAAATGCTCTTGGCCAAGGAGAAGCTCTCCTTGGAGGACATGAAGGCCATCCAGATGGATCAGAAGAGCCTCCTCTTCCGGGATTTCCGCCCGGTCCTGGAGCTTATTAATCCCCTTTCCGAGCGGAGCCGGACCTGGCGGGAGCGGCTCCTTGCCTGGGACGGGGTGGCGGATCGGGCCTCGGAGGAGGCCTTGGTCTTCGCCCTCTGGTACACCGAGCTCACCCGGCTTCCGGAAAAGGAGGTGGGCGAGGCCTACTGGGACGAGCCCCGCTACCTCCTGAAGGCCCTGCGGGAAGGCGACCCAAATTGCGACCAGCCCGGGACCGAGTACCGGGAGACCTGCCTGGACTTTGCTGCTTTGGCCCTGGAAAGAGCCCTGGACCGGAAGGAGGCCCTAAGGGCCCGTTCCTGGGGTGAGGTGCACCGGGCCACCTTCCCCCATGCGGTCCTCACCCATACCCCCTTGAAGCGGTTTACGGACCGGAGGGTACCCTTTGGCGGGGACCGGTACACGGTGAACGTGGGTCCCTTCGTGCCCGAAAGCCTCCAGATGACCCACGGGCCCAGCTACCGCCAGATCGTGGACCTATCCGACCCAGAGGCTTCCCTCTTCATCCACCCCATGGGCCAGTCGGGGCACTTCCTCTCCCCCCACTACGCCGACCTCCTGCCCCTATGGCAGCGGGGGGCGTACCTGCCCATGCGCTTTGCGGAAGGGGGCAAAACCCTCCTTCTGGAGCCCGGCCGCTAA
- a CDS encoding DCC1-like thiol-disulfide oxidoreductase family protein — translation MRVLIDASCPYCRALGRALKGLDLRGTLQVEPLQEAQGLDREALLKELHVLEGKRVHRGYRALLALARRLPLLWPLYPLLLLGLAFGLGPKLYQALAARRPRA, via the coding sequence ATGCGGGTGCTGATTGACGCTTCCTGCCCCTACTGCCGGGCCTTGGGCCGGGCCCTGAAGGGCTTGGACCTGCGGGGGACCCTCCAGGTGGAGCCCCTGCAGGAGGCCCAGGGCCTGGACCGGGAAGCCCTCCTTAAGGAGCTCCACGTCCTGGAAGGAAAGAGGGTCCACCGGGGCTACCGGGCCCTCCTGGCCCTGGCCCGGAGGCTACCCCTCCTTTGGCCCCTCTACCCCCTCCTCCTCCTGGGCCTAGCCTTCGGCCTGGGGCCAAAGCTCTACCAGGCCCTGGCGGCGAGGAGGCCCCGTGCCTGA
- a CDS encoding ABC transporter permease, with protein sequence MARLAGLLVLSFLGLALFYPLSRILALGVGEGFAKALANPYYWERYLWSLEYGLLSAFFTLSLALPLAFLFRRRFPLREAFLALSTLPFVLPTPVVALGFMALLGPRGVLGVDLYGTRALLFLAAVFYNLGLALRILLPVAVRLEGPMRAARVLGATPFRAFLRVGLPLLLPALASAGLLVFLYAFSAFGVPLLLGGPRYATLEVEVYTLLAYRLAFPEASALMLLEILTLGLAVLLYLRFRPYPLPPGELLPASWAWTAGLAIFFLLLFAPLGALFLQADPRALASAWASEDFTPLSLALGNSLRFTLLALLLALPLGVAYAVAARGSRLLDLLGLFPLLVSPVAVGLGYLLAYPAWRGSLPLLLAAYALLAYPLLARALLPALRSLSPNLLQAARVLGATPLRAFLRVEIPLVFPALQSGLALALAVILGEFGATLVLWRPEWTTLTLAIYERLGRPGEAPFKEALALAALLALLSGLLFYLLDRGRGRWG encoded by the coding sequence GTGGCCAGGCTTGCAGGGCTCCTCGTTCTCTCCTTCTTAGGCCTGGCCCTCTTCTATCCCCTCTCCCGCATCCTGGCCCTGGGGGTGGGGGAGGGGTTTGCCAAGGCCCTGGCAAACCCCTATTACTGGGAACGCTACCTCTGGAGCCTGGAGTATGGGCTCCTTTCTGCCTTCTTCACCCTCTCCTTAGCCCTTCCCCTGGCCTTTCTCTTCCGCAGGCGCTTTCCCCTGCGGGAGGCCTTTTTGGCCCTTTCCACCTTGCCCTTTGTCCTCCCTACCCCCGTGGTGGCCCTGGGGTTCATGGCCCTTCTCGGACCCAGGGGGGTTTTGGGGGTGGACCTTTACGGCACCCGGGCGCTCCTTTTCCTGGCTGCGGTCTTCTATAACCTGGGGCTTGCCCTTCGCATCCTTCTGCCCGTGGCCGTGCGCCTGGAGGGCCCCATGCGGGCCGCGCGGGTCTTGGGGGCTACCCCCTTTCGCGCCTTCCTCCGGGTGGGGCTTCCCCTCCTCCTGCCGGCCTTGGCCTCGGCGGGGCTTCTGGTCTTCCTTTACGCTTTCTCTGCCTTCGGGGTGCCCCTCCTCCTGGGAGGGCCCAGGTACGCCACCCTCGAGGTGGAGGTCTACACCCTCCTGGCCTACCGCCTGGCCTTCCCCGAGGCCAGCGCCCTCATGCTCCTGGAGATCCTCACCCTGGGCCTGGCCGTCCTCCTGTACCTGCGGTTCCGCCCTTACCCTCTGCCTCCGGGGGAGCTCTTGCCCGCCTCCTGGGCCTGGACCGCGGGGCTTGCCATCTTTTTCCTCCTTCTCTTCGCCCCCCTAGGGGCCCTCTTCCTCCAGGCCGACCCCAGGGCCTTGGCCTCCGCCTGGGCCTCGGAGGACTTCACCCCCCTTTCCCTGGCCTTGGGGAACAGCCTCCGCTTTACCCTCCTGGCCCTCCTCCTGGCCCTGCCCCTGGGGGTGGCCTACGCGGTGGCCGCCCGGGGGAGCCGCCTTCTGGACCTTCTGGGCCTTTTCCCCCTCCTGGTGAGCCCGGTGGCGGTGGGCCTGGGCTACTTGCTGGCCTACCCCGCCTGGCGGGGCTCCTTGCCCCTGCTCCTCGCCGCCTACGCCCTCTTGGCCTACCCGCTTCTGGCCCGGGCCCTGCTTCCGGCCCTAAGGAGCCTTTCCCCAAACCTCCTTCAGGCTGCCCGGGTCCTGGGGGCCACCCCCCTTAGGGCCTTCTTGCGGGTGGAGATCCCCTTGGTCTTTCCCGCCCTGCAATCCGGGCTTGCCCTGGCCCTGGCCGTCATTCTGGGGGAGTTTGGGGCCACCCTGGTGCTCTGGCGCCCGGAGTGGACCACCCTGACCCTGGCCATCTACGAGCGCCTGGGGAGGCCGGGAGAGGCCCCCTTTAAGGAGGCCTTGGCCCTGGCCGCCCTGCTGGCTCTTCTTTCTGGCCTCCTCTTCTACCTCCTGGACCGGGGCCGGGGCCGGTGGGGCTAA
- a CDS encoding aldo/keto reductase family protein has translation MGEMRYRKLGKWGLKVSEISLGAWVTFGDVVKDKETVREIVKIAYEGGVNFFDNADVYAKGLAEEVMGEVLKEFPRHTLVLSTKAYWPMSEDPNDRGLSRKHLLESITQSLKRLKTDYVDLFFAHRYDPEVPMEEIVYAMHTIVEKGYALYWGTSEWPAARIAEAVTFARENGLHPPVVEQPQYSMLYRERVENEILPEAERFGLGLVVWSPLAMGMLTGRYDQGIPEDSRFARYPQFAERFLTEENRKKVLRLKAVADELGLTRAQLALAWVLRLPGISSAITGATRPEQIRESLGAAGVDLPQEALERIEAILKGEA, from the coding sequence ATGGGCGAGATGCGCTACCGGAAACTGGGCAAATGGGGGCTTAAGGTCTCGGAGATCTCCTTGGGGGCCTGGGTCACCTTCGGGGATGTGGTGAAGGACAAGGAAACCGTCCGGGAGATCGTAAAGATCGCCTACGAGGGCGGGGTCAACTTCTTCGACAACGCCGACGTCTACGCCAAGGGCCTGGCCGAGGAGGTCATGGGGGAGGTGCTCAAGGAGTTCCCCCGGCACACCCTGGTCCTCTCCACCAAGGCCTACTGGCCCATGTCGGAGGACCCCAACGACCGGGGACTAAGCCGGAAACACCTCCTGGAGAGCATCACCCAAAGCCTGAAGCGGCTAAAGACCGACTACGTGGACCTCTTCTTCGCCCACCGCTACGACCCCGAGGTGCCCATGGAGGAGATCGTCTACGCCATGCACACCATCGTGGAGAAGGGCTACGCCCTCTACTGGGGTACCTCGGAGTGGCCCGCCGCCCGCATCGCCGAGGCGGTGACCTTCGCCAGGGAAAACGGCCTCCACCCCCCGGTGGTGGAGCAACCCCAGTACTCCATGCTCTACCGGGAGCGGGTGGAAAACGAGATCCTCCCCGAGGCCGAGCGCTTCGGCCTGGGCCTGGTGGTCTGGAGCCCCTTGGCCATGGGAATGCTCACCGGGCGGTACGACCAGGGAATCCCCGAGGACAGCCGCTTCGCCCGCTACCCCCAGTTCGCCGAGCGCTTCCTCACAGAGGAAAACCGGAAGAAGGTGCTGAGGCTCAAGGCGGTGGCGGACGAGCTGGGCCTCACCCGGGCCCAGCTGGCCCTGGCCTGGGTGCTGAGGCTTCCCGGGATCTCTAGCGCCATCACCGGGGCGACCCGCCCAGAGCAGATCCGGGAGAGCCTGGGAGCGGCGGGGGTGGACCTGCCCCAGGAGGCCCTGGAGCGCATCGAGGCCATCCTGAAGGGGGAGGCGTAA
- a CDS encoding acyl-CoA thioesterase, with the protein MEARTLELVFPEHTNPLGAAFGGFVLGLMDKVGSYAAARRAKKPVVTVAVSSVEFKVPIRTGDLLEVVAKVVRVGRTSLTVEVEVYKERFGQENGRVLATKGELTYVAVNERGQPVPVDEHAGAD; encoded by the coding sequence ATGGAGGCACGCACCTTAGAGCTCGTCTTCCCCGAGCACACCAACCCCCTGGGCGCCGCCTTCGGCGGCTTCGTGCTGGGCCTCATGGACAAGGTGGGCTCCTACGCCGCCGCCCGCAGGGCCAAGAAGCCCGTGGTCACCGTGGCGGTGAGCAGCGTGGAGTTCAAGGTGCCCATCCGCACCGGGGACCTCCTGGAGGTGGTGGCCAAGGTGGTACGGGTGGGGCGCACCTCCTTGACCGTGGAGGTGGAGGTCTACAAGGAGCGCTTCGGCCAGGAAAACGGCCGGGTCCTGGCCACCAAGGGGGAACTCACCTACGTGGCGGTGAACGAGCGGGGCCAGCCCGTACCGGTGGACGAGCATGCGGGTGCTGATTGA
- a CDS encoding 4a-hydroxytetrahydrobiopterin dehydratase → MDWEVHQNPERLVKTFRFKNFLEALAFAQKVGELAERENHHPRLTVEWGRVTVEWWTHSQGGITEKDREMARLTDLLLG, encoded by the coding sequence ATGGACTGGGAGGTGCACCAGAACCCCGAGCGCTTGGTCAAGACCTTCCGCTTCAAGAACTTCCTGGAGGCCCTGGCCTTCGCCCAAAAGGTGGGGGAGCTGGCCGAAAGGGAAAACCACCACCCCCGCCTCACCGTGGAGTGGGGGCGGGTCACGGTGGAGTGGTGGACCCACAGCCAGGGGGGCATCACCGAGAAGGACCGGGAGATGGCCCGCCTCACCGACCTGCTCCTGGGGTAG
- a CDS encoding MFS transporter, whose amino-acid sequence MQGFAAFRLLWVGQALALVGREMTWFALTLYAYQKTGLATTLSLLGFFHFLPLILLSPLAGALVDRYPRRWAMLAADLGGGLATGFLLLMLLLGRLEVGHLYLVSAVTGALSSLHWPALSAALSAMLEKKDYARASGMMSLAESLAGVGAPILAAALLKPLGLGGVFALDLLGAGAAVLTLLLVPIPNPRPQAGKRASLLEEALYGFRFILERPPLLGLQLMFFGVNFLTTLAATVLPAMVLAKTALSEAALALVRSASGLGGVAGGLLLSLWGGPRKRVHGVFWGMALSSLALALMGLADSPQAWAVLAFLESLFIPVLNGSNQAIWQAKVPLEVQGKVFAARRMIAWFANPLAMLLSGPLADRVFGPRYGQGEGIALMLLLFGGLGVALGLSGYLLPQVREAERLLPDAKPD is encoded by the coding sequence GTGCAGGGCTTTGCCGCCTTCCGCCTCCTTTGGGTGGGCCAGGCCCTGGCCCTGGTGGGCCGGGAGATGACCTGGTTCGCCCTCACCCTCTACGCCTACCAGAAGACGGGCTTGGCCACCACCCTCTCCCTCCTGGGCTTCTTCCACTTCCTGCCCCTCATCCTCCTCTCCCCCTTGGCGGGGGCCCTGGTGGACCGCTACCCCAGGCGGTGGGCCATGCTGGCCGCGGACCTAGGCGGGGGGCTGGCCACGGGCTTCCTCCTCCTCATGCTCCTCCTGGGGCGGCTGGAGGTGGGCCACCTCTACCTGGTCTCCGCCGTTACCGGGGCCCTTTCCAGCCTCCACTGGCCTGCCCTCTCCGCCGCCCTTTCCGCCATGCTGGAGAAGAAGGACTACGCCCGGGCCAGCGGCATGATGAGCCTGGCGGAGTCCCTGGCGGGGGTGGGGGCCCCCATCCTGGCCGCTGCCCTTCTGAAGCCTTTGGGTCTAGGAGGGGTCTTCGCCCTGGACCTCCTGGGGGCGGGCGCCGCGGTCCTCACCCTCCTCCTGGTGCCAATCCCCAATCCCAGGCCGCAGGCAGGAAAGCGGGCCTCCCTCCTGGAGGAGGCCCTTTATGGCTTCCGCTTCATCCTGGAAAGGCCGCCCCTCCTGGGCCTTCAGCTCATGTTCTTCGGGGTGAACTTCCTCACCACCCTGGCGGCCACCGTCCTCCCCGCCATGGTCCTGGCCAAGACCGCCCTCTCCGAGGCCGCTTTGGCCCTGGTGCGCTCGGCCTCGGGCCTGGGCGGGGTGGCGGGAGGGCTTCTCCTCTCCCTCTGGGGCGGCCCCAGGAAGCGGGTGCACGGGGTCTTTTGGGGCATGGCCCTTTCCAGCCTGGCCCTGGCCCTGATGGGGCTTGCGGACAGCCCCCAGGCCTGGGCCGTTCTGGCCTTTTTGGAAAGTCTCTTCATACCCGTGCTCAACGGCTCCAACCAGGCCATCTGGCAGGCCAAGGTGCCCCTCGAGGTCCAGGGGAAGGTCTTCGCCGCCAGGCGCATGATCGCCTGGTTCGCCAACCCCCTGGCCATGCTCCTCTCGGGGCCCCTGGCGGATCGGGTCTTCGGCCCCCGCTACGGCCAAGGGGAGGGGATCGCCCTCATGCTCCTCCTCTTCGGCGGCCTGGGGGTGGCCCTGGGGCTTTCCGGCTACCTCCTTCCCCAGGTCCGGGAGGCGGAACGCCTTCTCCCCGACGCCAAGCCGGACTAA
- a CDS encoding FAD-binding oxidoreductase — MGKLEALKRLLPGKVDTSPSERRRHGRDEGYPEEGEVLAVVYPEGVEDVQKALLWAREQKVAVIPFGAGTSLEGHLLPLGEAISLDFARMNRLLEVRPEDFLCVVEPGLTRKALNEALKGTGLFFPVDPGADATLGGMAATNASGTTTVRYGGMRPNVLALQVVLASGEVLELGRGVRKTSAGYDLKDLFIGSEGTLGVITRLTLRLHPLPEHVHTLRVFFPGVEEAALASYQVMASGLPVARLELLDELALRALNRYLGAGFPERPALFLEFHSSTKEALEAESTLALEMVKEAGALAVEAAKTEEERKRQWEARHQAYWALVHLFPGHRFAITDVAVPLSRLPEMVRYAQGLLREMGLTGNILGHVGDGNFHTLVPVLPEDYPKAEAYAEALVRRALELGGTCTAEHGVGLRKKKYLPLEHGPALDWMRKLKALLDPEGLLNPGKVLDTP; from the coding sequence ATGGGGAAGCTGGAAGCCCTAAAGCGCCTCCTCCCTGGAAAGGTGGATACCTCCCCCTCCGAGCGCCGCCGCCACGGGCGGGACGAGGGCTACCCCGAAGAGGGAGAGGTGCTGGCCGTGGTCTACCCGGAGGGCGTGGAGGACGTGCAAAAGGCCCTCCTTTGGGCCCGGGAGCAGAAGGTGGCGGTCATCCCCTTCGGGGCGGGGACCAGCCTGGAGGGCCACCTCCTGCCCTTGGGGGAGGCCATCAGCCTGGACTTCGCCCGCATGAACCGCCTCCTCGAGGTCCGGCCCGAGGACTTCCTTTGCGTGGTGGAGCCCGGCCTCACCCGCAAGGCCCTAAACGAGGCCCTGAAGGGCACGGGCCTCTTCTTCCCCGTGGACCCCGGGGCGGACGCTACCCTAGGCGGCATGGCCGCCACCAACGCCAGCGGCACCACCACGGTGCGCTACGGGGGGATGCGGCCAAACGTCCTCGCCCTCCAGGTGGTCCTGGCCAGCGGGGAGGTGCTGGAGCTCGGGCGAGGGGTGCGCAAGACCAGCGCCGGCTACGACCTCAAAGACCTCTTCATCGGCTCGGAGGGGACCTTGGGGGTCATCACCCGCCTCACCCTGCGCCTCCACCCCTTGCCGGAGCACGTGCACACCCTAAGGGTCTTCTTCCCCGGGGTGGAGGAGGCGGCTTTGGCCAGCTACCAGGTGATGGCCAGCGGGCTTCCCGTGGCCCGGCTGGAGCTTTTGGACGAGCTCGCCTTGAGGGCCCTGAACCGCTACCTAGGGGCGGGCTTCCCCGAGCGCCCCGCCCTTTTCCTGGAGTTCCACTCCTCCACAAAGGAGGCCCTCGAGGCGGAAAGCACCCTAGCCCTGGAGATGGTCAAGGAGGCAGGGGCTTTGGCGGTGGAGGCCGCCAAGACCGAGGAGGAGCGCAAAAGGCAGTGGGAGGCCCGCCACCAGGCCTACTGGGCCCTGGTCCACCTCTTTCCCGGCCACCGCTTCGCCATCACCGACGTGGCCGTGCCCCTTTCCCGCCTGCCGGAGATGGTCCGCTACGCCCAAGGGCTTCTTCGGGAAATGGGCCTCACCGGCAACATCCTGGGCCACGTGGGGGACGGGAACTTCCACACCCTGGTCCCCGTTTTGCCCGAGGACTACCCCAAGGCGGAGGCCTACGCCGAGGCCCTAGTGCGCCGCGCCCTAGAGCTTGGCGGCACCTGCACCGCCGAACACGGGGTGGGCCTCAGGAAGAAGAAGTACCTCCCCCTGGAGCATGGGCCTGCTTTGGATTGGATGCGAAAACTAAAGGCCCTCTTGGACCCCGAGGGCCTCCTGAACCCGGGCAAGGTGCTTGACACGCCCTAG
- a CDS encoding DNA-formamidopyrimidine glycosylase: MPELPEVETTRRRLEALLLGRRFLEIRHGDLRRYRHTEKALGRRVEGLLRRGKFLLFPLSGGLEMVVHLGMTGGFRLEPTPHTRVAFRLDQGAVFFHDPRRFGRIWVVERGDYREIPLLSRLGPEPLSEAFRFPEFWEGLRRSAKPLKGLLLDQRLAAGVGNIYADEALFRARLSPFRRGREVNPEEAQRLFQALREVLGEAVALGGSTLSDRTYQQPDGLPGSFQARHAVYGRQGLPCPRCGTPVARAVVAGRGTHFCPRCQT, translated from the coding sequence GTGCCTGAGCTGCCCGAGGTGGAGACCACAAGGCGGCGCCTCGAGGCCCTCCTCCTCGGGCGGCGCTTCCTGGAGATCCGCCACGGGGACCTAAGGCGCTACCGCCACACGGAAAAGGCCCTGGGCAGGAGGGTGGAAGGCCTCCTGCGCCGAGGCAAGTTCCTCCTCTTCCCCCTCTCCGGAGGCCTGGAGATGGTGGTCCACCTGGGCATGACCGGGGGGTTTCGCCTGGAGCCAACCCCCCACACCCGGGTGGCCTTCCGCCTGGACCAAGGAGCGGTCTTCTTCCACGACCCCCGGCGCTTTGGGCGCATCTGGGTGGTGGAGAGGGGGGACTACCGGGAAATCCCCCTCCTCTCCCGCCTGGGCCCCGAGCCCCTCTCCGAGGCCTTCCGCTTCCCGGAGTTCTGGGAGGGCCTAAGGAGAAGCGCCAAGCCCCTCAAGGGCCTCCTCCTGGACCAGCGCCTGGCCGCCGGGGTGGGGAACATCTACGCCGACGAGGCCCTCTTTAGGGCCCGCCTCTCCCCCTTCCGCCGGGGGAGGGAGGTGAACCCAGAGGAGGCCCAAAGGCTCTTTCAGGCCCTGAGGGAGGTCTTGGGCGAGGCCGTGGCCTTAGGGGGAAGCACCCTTTCCGACCGCACCTACCAGCAGCCCGACGGCCTTCCAGGGAGCTTCCAAGCGCGCCATGCGGTCTACGGGCGCCAGGGCCTCCCCTGCCCCCGGTGCGGCACCCCCGTGGCCCGGGCGGTGGTGGCAGGAAGGGGCACCCACTTCTGCCCCCGGTGCCAGACCTGA
- a CDS encoding helix-turn-helix domain-containing protein — MPFRVDNPLAARLLADPEMAVALKPFMAGPASVKDLALAQGLSLQRAHYRVGLLVRAGLLRPAGIRPRRGRPVRLYQAVDTDFRIPRELVPEGVLRALEGARSWQEEWARALEAHDPGYGAVLRVFLNAEGLLEFGGEAEPDLLAEDFPPLVNLWSAGLHLRREEAKALQRELLALYHRYAALSPARKGEGQARYLVHLGLAPAPQ; from the coding sequence ATGCCCTTTCGCGTGGACAACCCCCTGGCGGCCCGCCTCTTGGCGGACCCGGAGATGGCCGTGGCCCTGAAGCCCTTCATGGCAGGCCCCGCCAGCGTGAAGGACCTGGCCTTAGCCCAAGGCCTTTCCCTGCAGCGGGCCCACTACCGGGTGGGCCTCTTGGTGCGGGCGGGCCTTTTGCGCCCTGCCGGGATCCGGCCCAGGCGGGGGCGGCCCGTGCGCCTTTACCAGGCGGTGGACACCGACTTCCGCATCCCGCGGGAGCTGGTGCCGGAGGGGGTCTTGCGGGCCCTCGAGGGGGCCAGAAGCTGGCAGGAGGAATGGGCGAGGGCCCTGGAGGCCCACGACCCCGGTTACGGGGCCGTCCTCCGGGTCTTCCTGAACGCAGAGGGCCTTTTGGAGTTTGGCGGGGAGGCGGAACCCGACCTCTTGGCGGAGGACTTCCCTCCCTTGGTCAACCTTTGGAGCGCCGGGCTCCACTTGCGCCGGGAAGAAGCCAAGGCCCTGCAGCGGGAGCTCTTGGCCCTGTACCACCGCTACGCGGCCTTGTCCCCGGCGAGGAAGGGGGAGGGCCAGGCCCGGTACCTGGTCCACCTGGGCTTGGCCCCAGCGCCCCAATAG
- a CDS encoding CDGSH iron-sulfur domain-containing protein, which produces MRLEFLENGPIRVEGERFTLRVGDKEEVLEKPRVFLCRCGASGNKPFCDGTHKRIGFQAPGGVLEVEGD; this is translated from the coding sequence ATGCGGCTGGAGTTCTTGGAAAACGGACCCATTCGGGTGGAGGGGGAGCGCTTCACGTTGCGGGTGGGGGACAAGGAGGAAGTCTTGGAGAAACCCCGGGTCTTCCTCTGCCGTTGCGGGGCCTCGGGCAACAAGCCCTTCTGCGACGGCACCCACAAGCGCATCGGCTTCCAGGCTCCGGGAGGGGTCTTGGAGGTGGAAGGAGACTGA